The Streptomyces sp. NBC_00691 genome has a segment encoding these proteins:
- a CDS encoding transglycosylase SLT domain-containing protein, protein MFRSLSTRVSSRKKTFAVSAAVLLGASGAVLGTTSAASAASPQDLAKQIVPASQYASFSKIVEHESGWNPAATNSSSGAYGLVQALPASKMSSAGSDWKTNPATQIKWGLDYMNERYGSPNAAWSHWQANGWY, encoded by the coding sequence GTGTTCCGCTCGCTCTCCACTCGTGTCTCGTCCCGCAAGAAGACCTTCGCCGTCTCGGCAGCCGTGCTGCTGGGCGCCTCGGGCGCGGTGCTCGGCACGACGTCGGCGGCCTCGGCCGCGAGCCCGCAGGACCTTGCCAAGCAGATCGTCCCGGCCTCCCAGTACGCCTCGTTCAGCAAGATCGTCGAGCACGAGTCCGGCTGGAACCCCGCCGCGACCAACTCCTCCAGCGGCGCCTACGGACTGGTCCAGGCCCTCCCGGCCTCGAAGATGTCCTCCGCCGGCTCGGACTGGAAGACGAACCCCGCCACGCAGATCAAGTGGGGCCTCGACTACATGAACGAGCGCTACGGCTCCCCGAACGCCGCCTGGTCGCACTGGCAGGCCAACGGCTGGTACTAA
- a CDS encoding DUF1365 domain-containing protein, which yields MPALYPCEVAHTRVQPVHHAVRQRTYLWLVDLDDLPRLPRPLRPLARFDARDHFGGRAPTLRAGLDAYLSSQGVRDADGRVVMLAHARVFGHVFNPLTLYWCHDRAGALVCVVAEVHNTYGGRHCYLLRPDAAGRADVAKDFYVSPFFDVEGSYRMRLPLPGEHLDLTVQLRHGDGSRPLTATVRGRRRPADARGLLVSALRHPWSTAAVSAGIRWHGIRLYLKGLPIRPRPVPPTREGML from the coding sequence GTGCCCGCGCTCTACCCCTGCGAGGTCGCCCACACCCGCGTCCAGCCGGTGCACCACGCGGTGCGGCAGCGCACGTACCTGTGGCTCGTCGACCTCGACGACCTCCCCCGGCTGCCCCGCCCGCTGCGGCCGCTCGCCCGCTTCGACGCCCGCGACCACTTCGGCGGCCGAGCACCCACCCTTCGTGCGGGTCTCGACGCCTACCTCTCGTCCCAGGGCGTACGCGACGCCGACGGACGGGTGGTGATGCTCGCCCACGCGCGCGTATTCGGCCATGTCTTCAACCCGCTCACCCTGTACTGGTGCCACGACCGCGCCGGCGCCCTCGTCTGTGTCGTCGCCGAGGTCCACAACACCTACGGCGGGCGGCACTGCTACCTCCTGCGTCCCGACGCCGCCGGACGCGCGGACGTCGCCAAGGACTTCTACGTCTCCCCGTTCTTCGACGTCGAAGGCTCCTACCGGATGCGGCTGCCGCTGCCCGGCGAGCACCTCGACCTGACCGTCCAACTGCGGCACGGCGACGGGAGCAGGCCCCTGACCGCCACTGTCCGCGGCCGCCGCCGGCCGGCGGACGCACGCGGCCTGCTCGTCTCGGCGCTCCGCCACCCATGGTCCACCGCCGCCGTCAGCGCCGGGATCCGGTGGCACGGAATCCGTCTGTACCTCAAGGGACTTCCCATCCGTCCCCGTCCCGTCCCGCCCACCCGAGAAGGCATGCTGTGA
- a CDS encoding cyclopropane-fatty-acyl-phospholipid synthase family protein, giving the protein MTVTDPQAAPRAAAPGRPFVDPERWPDVARLPRASALRTAIARRVLARAFARLPLRLGPDAPLGIVPRPTTGETAPPGSAPHPTGRTGPPTLTLHDPAAFHRRIGADGLIGFGESYMAGEWDSDDLVGLLTVLAAHVDDLVPAPLRRLRGAWVRRRPTRDRNTLEGARDNIQRHYDLSNDLFARFLDPSMSYSSAVFETLPATPDAFTAAQHRKIDRLLDLAGVGPGTRLLEIGTGWGELALRAASRGADVLTVTLSEEQRALAMRRIAEAGMADRVRVELRDYRQVEGRYDAVVSVEMIEAVGAEYWPTYFAALRRLLAPGGAVALQTITMPHERMLHTARTHTWISKYVFPGGLIPSPDALGRESADAGLRITHDDGYGEHYAETLRLWRETFVREAEAVGELGFDRVFRRMWELYLAYSEAGFRAHYLDVRQLRLVQADASPGAGR; this is encoded by the coding sequence GTGACCGTCACCGACCCGCAGGCCGCCCCCCGCGCCGCGGCCCCCGGCCGTCCGTTCGTCGATCCCGAGCGCTGGCCCGATGTCGCCCGCCTCCCGCGCGCCTCGGCCCTGCGCACGGCGATCGCCCGGCGCGTCCTCGCCCGCGCCTTCGCCCGGCTGCCACTCCGCCTGGGCCCCGACGCCCCGCTCGGCATAGTCCCCCGCCCCACCACCGGTGAGACCGCCCCGCCCGGCAGCGCCCCCCACCCCACCGGTCGGACCGGCCCGCCCACCCTGACGCTGCACGACCCCGCCGCCTTCCACCGGCGGATCGGCGCCGACGGGCTGATCGGCTTCGGCGAGTCCTACATGGCCGGCGAGTGGGACAGCGACGACCTCGTGGGCCTCCTCACCGTCCTCGCCGCTCACGTGGACGACCTCGTACCCGCCCCGTTGCGCCGCCTCCGGGGGGCCTGGGTGCGCCGCCGCCCGACCCGGGACCGCAACACGCTCGAAGGCGCCCGCGACAACATCCAGCGGCACTACGACCTGTCCAACGACCTGTTCGCCCGCTTCCTCGACCCGAGCATGTCCTACTCCTCGGCCGTGTTCGAGACCCTCCCCGCCACGCCGGACGCGTTCACCGCGGCCCAGCACCGCAAGATCGACCGCCTCCTCGATCTCGCCGGTGTCGGCCCGGGCACCCGGCTCCTGGAGATCGGCACCGGCTGGGGCGAACTCGCGCTGCGCGCCGCGTCCCGGGGAGCCGACGTCCTGACCGTCACGCTCTCCGAGGAACAGCGCGCGCTCGCGATGCGGCGGATCGCCGAGGCGGGCATGGCGGACCGGGTGCGCGTCGAACTGCGCGACTACCGACAGGTCGAGGGCCGGTACGACGCCGTGGTGAGCGTCGAGATGATCGAGGCCGTCGGCGCCGAGTACTGGCCCACGTACTTCGCCGCCCTGCGCCGCCTCCTCGCGCCCGGCGGCGCCGTCGCCCTCCAGACCATCACGATGCCGCACGAGCGGATGCTCCACACCGCGCGCACCCACACCTGGATCAGCAAGTACGTGTTCCCCGGCGGCCTCATCCCGTCGCCGGACGCCCTCGGCCGCGAGAGCGCCGACGCGGGACTGCGCATCACCCACGACGACGGCTACGGGGAGCACTACGCCGAGACGCTGCGGCTCTGGCGCGAGACCTTCGTCCGGGAGGCCGAGGCCGTCGGGGAGCTCGGCTTCGACCGGGTCTTCCGCCGCATGTGGGAGCTGTATCTGGCCTACTCCGAGGCCGGCTTCCGCGCGCACTACCTCGACGTGCGTCAGCTCCGCCTGGTCCAGGCGGATGCCTCCCCCGGAGCCGGCCGATGA
- a CDS encoding NAD(P)/FAD-dependent oxidoreductase has protein sequence MNRRTVAVVGAGVAGLTAAHVLSRSHDVVLYEADARLGGHAHTHEVPTRGGGTVRVDTGFIVHNERTYPNLLRLFHELGVVTQDAEMSMSVRCDGCGLAYAGARGPRGLLGGGNLRRGRHLRMLADVPRFHRAARRLLAAGDDSQTFGTFLASGGFSPYFVGHFAIPLVAAVWSCAPDTALLYPAAYLFRFLDHHGLLSTTGSPQWRTVTGGSAAYVEKVAKGLAAVRTTTPVRAIERGTDQVRVTTDDGESEVHAAVVIAVHPDQALRMLADATPDERRVLGAFTYSRNPTVLHRDTTVLPPAPHARASWNYWLPTCDARPEAVKVSYDMNRLQRLPVDEPHIVTLNGDGRVDESTVLARMVYEHPVYTPGSVAAQRELPALATSVTAFAGAYHGWGFHEDGCRSGVEAARALGVTW, from the coding sequence ATGAACCGGCGGACTGTCGCGGTCGTCGGGGCGGGAGTGGCCGGCCTGACAGCCGCGCACGTGCTCTCGCGGAGCCACGACGTCGTGCTGTACGAGGCGGACGCCCGGCTCGGAGGCCACGCCCACACCCACGAGGTGCCGACCCGCGGCGGCGGAACCGTACGCGTGGACACCGGATTCATCGTCCACAACGAGCGCACCTACCCGAACCTGCTGCGCCTCTTCCACGAGCTGGGTGTCGTCACCCAGGACGCCGAGATGAGCATGTCCGTGCGGTGCGACGGCTGCGGCCTGGCCTACGCGGGCGCCCGCGGCCCGCGCGGTCTGCTCGGCGGCGGCAACCTGCGCAGGGGCCGTCACCTGCGGATGCTCGCCGACGTGCCGCGCTTCCACCGCGCGGCCCGGCGACTCCTCGCCGCGGGGGACGACAGTCAGACCTTCGGGACGTTCCTGGCGAGCGGCGGGTTCTCGCCGTACTTCGTCGGCCACTTCGCCATCCCCCTGGTGGCCGCCGTCTGGTCCTGCGCCCCGGACACCGCGCTTCTGTACCCGGCGGCCTACCTCTTCCGTTTCCTCGACCACCACGGGCTCCTCTCCACCACCGGATCGCCGCAGTGGCGGACCGTCACGGGAGGTTCCGCCGCGTACGTCGAGAAGGTGGCCAAGGGACTCGCCGCCGTCCGCACCACCACCCCGGTCCGCGCGATCGAACGGGGCACCGACCAGGTCCGCGTGACCACCGACGACGGCGAGTCCGAGGTCCACGCGGCCGTCGTCATAGCCGTCCACCCCGACCAGGCCCTGCGGATGCTCGCCGACGCCACGCCCGACGAGCGCCGGGTCCTCGGCGCGTTCACCTACTCCCGCAACCCCACCGTGCTGCACCGGGACACCACCGTCCTGCCGCCCGCTCCGCACGCCCGTGCCTCGTGGAACTACTGGCTCCCCACCTGCGACGCGCGCCCCGAGGCCGTCAAGGTCAGTTACGACATGAACCGGCTCCAGCGCCTTCCGGTGGACGAGCCGCACATCGTGACCCTCAACGGGGACGGCCGCGTCGACGAGAGCACGGTGCTCGCCCGCATGGTGTACGAGCACCCGGTCTACACGCCCGGCTCCGTCGCCGCCCAGCGCGAACTGCCCGCTCTCGCGACGTCCGTGACCGCCTTCGCCGGTGCGTACCACGGCTGGGGGTTCCACGAGGACGGCTGCCGTTCCGGCGTCGAGGCGGCCCGCGCCCTGGGGGTGACCTGGTGA
- a CDS encoding DUF1295 domain-containing protein → MNWSALAMNLAGSAATALAVMLVTFVIGSVKGLHRIVDIAWGVAFAAVAVVTWVLSDGYGDDVRRLAVTAATCVWGLRLALHIAHRARGHGEDPRYAKMLAKGSGHPALYALRTVYLLQGALVWLVSLPVQAAAYLPEGPDPLLVLGLVLWAAGLAFEAVGDHQLARFKSDPANRGRIMDRGLWSWTRHPNYFGDFLVWWGLYLTACASWQSALLCLVSPVVMSGLLIWGSGKRLLEAHMAHRPGYAAYAARTSGFLPRPPRRPRPPAHRSQAR, encoded by the coding sequence ATGAACTGGTCGGCGCTGGCGATGAACCTGGCCGGGTCGGCCGCGACGGCCCTCGCGGTCATGCTGGTGACCTTCGTGATCGGCTCGGTGAAGGGCCTCCACCGGATCGTCGACATCGCCTGGGGCGTGGCGTTCGCCGCAGTCGCGGTCGTCACCTGGGTGCTCTCGGACGGGTACGGGGACGACGTCCGCAGGCTCGCGGTGACCGCCGCGACCTGCGTGTGGGGGCTGCGACTCGCCCTCCACATCGCCCACAGGGCCCGGGGCCACGGCGAGGACCCCCGCTACGCGAAGATGCTCGCCAAGGGCTCCGGCCATCCGGCGCTCTACGCCCTGCGCACCGTCTACCTGCTCCAGGGCGCCCTCGTCTGGCTCGTCTCGCTCCCCGTACAGGCGGCGGCCTATCTGCCCGAGGGCCCCGACCCCCTGCTCGTCCTCGGCCTCGTCCTCTGGGCGGCGGGCCTGGCCTTCGAGGCGGTCGGGGACCACCAGCTCGCCCGCTTCAAGTCCGACCCCGCGAACCGGGGGCGGATCATGGACCGGGGGCTGTGGAGCTGGACGCGGCACCCCAACTACTTCGGCGACTTCCTGGTCTGGTGGGGGCTCTACCTCACCGCCTGCGCGAGCTGGCAGTCCGCGCTCCTCTGCCTGGTGTCGCCCGTGGTGATGAGCGGCCTGCTCATCTGGGGGAGCGGCAAACGACTCCTGGAGGCCCATATGGCGCACCGCCCCGGTTACGCGGCCTACGCGGCCCGCACGAGCGGCTTCCTGCCCCGCCCTCCGCGCCGGCCCCGTCCGCCGGCGCACCGGAGCCAAGCCCGATGA